One genomic segment of Pseudomonadota bacterium includes these proteins:
- a CDS encoding putative manganese transporter, which yields MTDRTLIKAAAGRRRLAVTKDRWLMTLIVANLAILHQADPVLFRLIAESLSDAYLGVSVFVALTLAGFYLLERRFKHRVLQTLHRGSLWQVPCASLLGALPGCGGAIIVVTQFVHGQMSFGALVSVLIATMGDAAFLLLAREPATALAVFSAALIAGTVTGYLVDHLHSEGFMRQQSPPRQRLSGMATEVPVQLRRLFWMLLAPGAVLGTLNCLQLEAPFGGIEALGIALKDWVGFIGALLCVTVWCSQPLNSWTARFAQKPRSACLKEAAVAETSFVSVWVILGFLSFELAVYFTGLDMKTLFFSVGAAAPLLGVLVGLIPGCGPQILVTALYLQGVVPLSAQLANAISNDGDALFPAIALAPRAAVAATLYSAVPALLIGYGVRALGH from the coding sequence TTGACCGACCGAACCTTGATCAAGGCTGCTGCGGGGCGACGTCGCCTGGCGGTCACCAAAGACCGCTGGCTCATGACGCTGATCGTGGCCAACCTGGCTATCTTGCATCAGGCAGACCCGGTGCTGTTTCGGCTCATCGCCGAGTCCCTAAGCGACGCCTATCTGGGCGTCAGCGTCTTCGTCGCGCTGACGCTTGCAGGCTTTTACCTGCTCGAACGACGTTTCAAACATCGCGTGCTGCAGACCCTCCACCGCGGATCACTTTGGCAGGTGCCCTGCGCTTCGCTGCTCGGCGCCCTGCCGGGCTGCGGCGGTGCCATTATCGTGGTCACTCAGTTTGTCCACGGACAAATGAGCTTCGGGGCGTTGGTCTCGGTCTTGATCGCCACTATGGGTGACGCGGCGTTCCTGCTCCTGGCGCGAGAACCGGCGACGGCGCTTGCCGTATTCTCGGCTGCCCTGATTGCCGGCACCGTGACCGGCTACCTGGTCGACCACCTCCATTCCGAGGGATTTATGCGGCAGCAGAGTCCGCCGCGTCAGAGGCTCAGCGGCATGGCCACCGAAGTGCCCGTTCAGCTTCGGCGCCTGTTCTGGATGCTGCTCGCCCCTGGCGCTGTGCTTGGAACGCTGAATTGCCTTCAGCTCGAAGCGCCCTTCGGCGGCATCGAAGCGCTGGGCATTGCCCTCAAGGATTGGGTGGGTTTTATCGGAGCGCTGCTGTGCGTCACTGTCTGGTGCAGCCAGCCCCTGAACTCCTGGACCGCACGCTTTGCTCAGAAGCCACGCAGCGCATGCCTAAAGGAGGCTGCTGTCGCCGAAACCAGCTTTGTCTCTGTATGGGTCATCCTCGGTTTCCTGTCATTTGAGCTCGCGGTCTACTTCACCGGCCTGGACATGAAAACACTGTTCTTCTCGGTCGGCGCTGCGGCACCGCTGCTAGGCGTGCTGGTTGGGTTGATCCCCGGATGCGGACCACAGATTCTCGTGACGGCTCTCTATCTCCAGGGGGTGGTTCCCCTGTCGGCCCAGCTGGCGAACGCGATCAGTAATGACGGTGATGCCTTGTTTCCAGCGATCGCGCTAGCGCCGCGTGCCGCGGTGGCCGCAACGCTCTACAGCGCGGTGCCGGCCCTGCTGATCGGCTACGGCGTCCGGGCCCTGGGGCACTAG